From a single Gadus morhua chromosome 3, gadMor3.0, whole genome shotgun sequence genomic region:
- the LOC115541044 gene encoding oxysterol-binding protein 1 isoform X1 encodes MSCYLKVCSITELTGAASCCSTLYVEGTKLTLASAENKIAFNGRALRAKDHKLTPRGLEMSEPKSPTPTPGDTYKGWLFKWTNYIKGYQRRWFVLSNGLLSYYRTQAEMGHTCRGTINLATANIAVEDSCNFVISNGGAQTYHLKASSEVERQRWITALELAKAKAVHMQAESGEIEGKPLNSPLYIRLLNDYAHTFFSTDDSGDEGPTSPPTSAPSGSSRNMEVQSTLRTLGCKVEDLCTCNDLITKHGTALQRSLSELEGLSIQGPMGDKIKQVTERATLFRITSNAMINACRDFLGLAQTHSKRWQKALQAERDQRVRLEETLEQLAKQHNHLERAFRGATVLPSSLSNSAMDNKGSSDSGKGDASDEDDENEFFDAMEDPSAFITVPADPKYHRRSGSNASGISCSDLGMDDQSFDEQSLTSNPESPQSLELEPVRQRRTRVPDKPNYSLNLWSIMKNCIGKELSKIPMPVNFNEPLSMLQRLSEDLEYYELLDKAAKCQSSLEQLCYVAAFTVSSYSTTVHRTGKPFNPLLGETYELDRLKECGYRSLCEQVSHHPPAAAHHAVSDRGWTLRQEISLASKFRGKYLSIMPLGSIQCLFEKSNNHYSWKKVTTTVHNIIVGKLWIDQSGEIDVVNHQTGDRCHLKFAPYSYFSRDVARKVTGVVTDKDGKAHFVLSGTWDEKMEFSRVMQSSKGENGTEGKQRTVYQTLKSKEIWKKNPLPEGADTMYYFSCLALTLNELEEGVAPTDSRQRPDQRLMEAGRWDEANAEKQRLEEKQRTVRRERAAAVVAGPPEEGEGEGEAEAEAVSEDGETNPALKSETDETGTEASENSNETNPEDSPPNTPLACKYHLMIPHFCLKCSFCQCLVFFYIKSLTVLFVSICPKHAFQTILSDSLSRTTPILSIRRLGRSLWCAHQMCPAHR; translated from the exons ATGTCATGTTATTTAAAGGTTTGCTCTATAACGGAACTAACTGGTGCGGCTAGCTGTTGCAGTACACTTTATGTGGAAGgtactaagctaacattagcatCAGCTGAAAATAAGATCGCGTTTAATGGCCGAGCTCTAAG GGCGAAGGACCACAAATTAACGCCAAGAGGTTTAGAGATGTCGGAACCTAAATCACCTACCCCTACCCCTGGCGACACGTACAAGGGTTGGCTCTTCAAATGGACCAACTACATAAAAGGTTACCAGCGGCGGTGGTTTGTTTTGAGTAATGGCCTTCTGTCTTATTACAG AACCCAGGCAGAGATGGGACACACATGTAGAGGGACCATCAACTTGGCCACGGCCAACATTGCTGTGGAGGACTCTTGTAACTTTGTAATTTCAAATGGCGGGGCCCAGACCTACCACCTGAAGGCCAGCTCGGAGGTGGAGCGGCAGCGCTGGATCACCGCGCTGGAGCTGGCCAAGGCCAAAGCAGTCCACATGCAGGCCGAGTCCGGTGAGATTGAGGGGAAACCATTGAATAGTCCCTTGTACATAAGGCTCTTGAATGATTATGCTCATACTTTTTTTTCCACAGACGATTCTGGCGACGAAGGTCCCACATCGCCGCCTACCTCCGCACCAAGCGGAAGCAGTCGAAATATGGAGGTCCAGTCGACTCTTCGCACACTGGGCTGTAAGGTGGAGGATCTTTGCACCTGCAATGACCTCATCACCAAGCATGGCACTGCTCTGCAAAG GTCCTTGTCAGAGTTGGAAGGGCTCAGCATACAGGGGCCCATGGGCGACAAAATCAAACAGGTGACGGAGAGAGCCACGCTGTTCCGCATCACCTCCAACGCCATGATCAAC GCGTGTAGAGACTTCCTCGGCCTGGCCCAGACCCACAGCAAGCGCTGGCAGAAAGCCCTGCAGGCGGAGCGGGACCAGAGAGTACGTCTGGAGGAaaccctggagcagctggctaAGCAGCACAACCACCTAGAGAGGGCCTTCAGAGGGGCCACAGTGCTGCCCTCTTCGCTCAGCAACTCAGCCATGGACAACAAGG GGTCTAGCGACTCAGGAAAGGGGGACGCCAGTGATGAGGATGACGAGAACGAGTTCTTTGATGCCATGGAAGACCCTTCAGCCTTTATCACTGTCCCCGCCGACCCTAAATACCATAG GAGGTCTGGCAGCAACGCTAGTGGGATAAGTTGCAGTGACCTTGGAATGGACGATCAGTCG TTTGATGAACAGTCTCTGACATCCAATCCCGAGTCTCCCCAATCTCTGGAGTTGGAGCCAGTCAGGCAGAGGCGGACCCGTGTTCCAGACAAGCCCAATTACTCCCTCAACCTATGGAGCATCATGAAGAACTGCATTGGCAAAGAGCTGTCAAAGATACCCATGCCC GTCAACTTCAACGAGCCTCTGTCCATGCTTCAACGCCTCTCGGAGGACCTGGAGTACTACGAGCTCCTCGACAAGGCGGCCAAATGCCAGAGCtccctggagcagctgtgcTACGTGGCGGCCTTCACCGTCTCCTCGTACTCCACCACGGTGCACCGCACGGGGAAGCCCTTCAACCCCCTGCTGGGGGAGACGTACGAGCTGGACCGGCTCAAGGAGTGCGGCTACCGTTCCCTGTGTGAACAG GTGAGCCACCACCCCCCTGCCGCGGCCCACCATGCTGTCTCAGATCGGGGCTGGACCCTCAGACAGGAGATCTCCCTGGCCAGCAAGTTCAGAGGGAAATACCTCTCCATCATGCCTTTGG GGTCCATCCAGTGCTTATTTGAGAAGAGTAACAACCATTACTCTTGGAAGAAGGTTACCACTACAGTGCATAACATCATCGTGGGGAAACTGTGGATTGACCAG TCCGGAGAGATAGACGTGGTGAACCACCAGACAGGAGATCGCTGCCACCTCAAGTTCGCCCCCTACAGCTACTTCTCCAGAGATGTGGCCAGAAAG GTCACGGGTGTGGTGACAGACAAGGACGGTAAGGCCCACTTCGTTCTGTCCGGGACGTGGGACGAGAAGATGGAGTTCTCCAGAGTGATGCAGAGCAGCAAAGGAGAGAACGGCACGGAGGGCAAACAGAGGACCGTGTACCAGACGCTGAAGTCCAAAGAGATCTGGAAGAAGAACCCTCTGCC ggagggaGCGGACACCATGTACTACTTCTCCTGCCTGGCGCTGACCCTGAACGAGCTGGAGGAGGGCGTGGCGCCCACCGACAGCCGGCAGCGGCCCGACCAGCGGCTGATGGAGGCGGGCCGCTGGGACGAGGCCAACGCCGAGAAGCAGCGGCTGGAGGAGAAGCAGCGCACGGTCCGCCGCGAGAGGGCGGCCGCCGTGGTCGCCGGCCCCcccgaggagggggagggtgagggggaggctgaggctgagg CTGTCAGTGAGGATGGCGAAACTAACCCAGCTTTGAAAT CCGAGACAGATGAAACTGGCACGGAAGCAAGTGAGAATTCAAACGAAA CAAACCCAGAGGATTCTCCGCCTAACACGCCTCTTGCATGCAAGTACCATCTCATGATTCCCCACTTTTGTCTTAAATGTTCCTTCTGTCAATGTCTCGTTTTTTTCTATATCAAATCACTCACGGTCCTTTTTGTGTCCATTTGTCCCAAACATGCCTTCCAAACTATTCTTTCTGACAGCTTATCAAGGACCACACCCATCCTATCTAT CCGAAGGCTTGGAAGATCCCTATGGTGCGCCCATCAAAT GTGCCCAGCACATCGATAA